CGCCGCGATCTCCTCGGGCTCGAGCGCGGCCAGCACGGTCAGGATGACGTCGCCTCCCCTCGGTCCTCCCCGGCACCGTCGGCGCCGGATCGTAGCGGGGGCCGCGATCGCGTGCCGCGTGGCATGCTGTCGGCACGGAGGCACCGGGGGAGCAAATTCCATGGACCGCATCGCCGACTACACGTTCATCCGCTCGCTCGGGCAGGGCAATTACGGCGAGTTCTTCCTCGCCAAGCCGCCGTCGCGGCTGCCCGTCAACTGCGACTACGTGGCCGTGAAGGTGCTCGCCGGCAACACCACGGACGACACCTTCCGTCGAGCGACGAAGGAATTGCGGGTGTTCGCCGCCGTCCGTTCGCCCTATCTGGTGCGCCTCTATGACGCCGGCCAGGAGGGCGGCACCTTCTACTACACGATGGAATACTTCGAGCTCGGCTCGCTCGCCAACCCGGCCCGACCGCTGACGAGGGCGGACATCCTGCGGGCCATGGCCGACGCCGCCCGGGCGGCGCACGTGCTCCACGAGGCCGGCGTGGTCCACCGGGACATCAAGCCGGCGAACATCATGGTGCACGAGGGCGGGGCCAAGCTCTCCGACCTCGGGCTGGCCCAGTTCCTGAACCCCGGCCAGTCGGTGACCGGCATGGGCCCGATCGGGTCGATCGAGTTCATGGACCCGGGCCTCATGCGGGGCGAGCGCGGGTCGCGGGCGTCGGACATCTGGTCACTCGGCGCCTCCCTGCACCGCGTCCTGTCGGGGAAGGGGCTCTACGGCGAGCTGCCCGACCGGGACGCGCTCCTC
This genomic stretch from Acidimicrobiales bacterium harbors:
- a CDS encoding serine/threonine-protein kinase translates to MDRIADYTFIRSLGQGNYGEFFLAKPPSRLPVNCDYVAVKVLAGNTTDDTFRRATKELRVFAAVRSPYLVRLYDAGQEGGTFYYTMEYFELGSLANPARPLTRADILRAMADAARAAHVLHEAGVVHRDIKPANIMVHEGGAKLSDLGLAQFLNPGQSVTGMGPIGSIEFMDPGLMRGERGSRASDIWSLGASLHRVLSGKGLYGELPDRDALLALRKVLTTAPTVDPSLGPAERDVIAACLTADPAERPRTAAELAERIEALPAG